ATCATCTTCACAACCGCATATACAGCATCCAGTTTTGCTGAATTCCCTGACTTCAGCGCAAAATTCCCAACATTCTATTCCGTCAAACAACAACTTACTTTCATGTCATGGTTCCTTTCCCGGTCAAATTCCAACACAAACGTCGACTATGTCCGAAACTTATCCCCTTAATTCCTACCAGCCATCTCAAAATACATTGCAGTCCTACCACAATTCGCAGCAATCTCCCCATAATGTTCCTTCGTATTCACACGAATCTGCGCAGCTTTCTCACGATACTCTGCCTCCTGTCCACAACTCAAATACTGATGAAAAACTGCAACAACAAGAAGATGTCCATTCAAACGAACCCGCTATTGCTAACGATCGTTCACCAGACTATCCTCAACAGCAAGAAGAGGAACATTCAGGACCAGCCTTTCCAACGCGAATAGAAAATAACAGATGTGTCTGTAAGTATTCTCATCATCACAAAGGTGTTCGAGAATAAAAGTGAATTGTACATGTTCAATTTGGGGGAGGGCATGTACAACACTTGAACAGTGAATGCTAATTATGATTAAAAAGGTGAGAGTGGTATAGGCGCCTGCCCACCTGAGGAACTTTTTCATGGCTTCTCAAAAAATAAACCactactggtttctgcccagtaAACTACCTCGAGAGGGATCCATATCAGATGTCTTAACAGTCGAGctaaaataagaacaatattcgtttatatatatgaaaatgcgCATTATTATCTCAGCCTAGTGTatatgatttttagctcgacttttcgaagaataaggaggctttacTACTCGCACCAGCTTCGTCGTCTGCGTTGGCGTccatttaaagttttagggcaagttagcATTTGCACTTATACCTCAAATACCCTTTATGCAATTCACTTAATATGTCTCaaagttgttcaggaccattatacaatgaggttacataactccatataatccgtacataactccatattaactGTAATACAAATTACATTGTATAGCCCCTAAATGACTAAGGAAGAAGAAAAGTTTTAGTgcacattgtgtcaggttaaaggtttagggcaagttgggattttgaCTAACttcttctatacccttcattcaattgaattAATACATCTCAAAATTTTTAACCACCATcttacaattaggttacataacacgatttcattgtaaatacaaaGTATGGCCCGATATTGACTTAAGAAGCTAGATTTAAGTTTTttggcaagttgggattttcactaattaTTGCCATACCCTTcttcaattaacttaatacgTCACACAGTTAacggccatcacacaatgaggttacataactcaatattatccTGATTacgaattatggcccttgatcgaGTTAAAAAGATTAGTTAAAGTGTTTGGGCAACTTTGGGTTTTAACTCGGATCTCCTTCATACTTTACACAGAACTTGCCATCACACTTATTGTTAAATAACGTATTTACCCTAAATACAAACTATGGCTCttgaatattttacttttttattgcttttgacaggcacatgtctatacatgtattttttaatcagttttaaGAATGACGTACGTCGTTGTTCGGATGGGCCGTTGAGATGGTGACGTCAAACTCTACTATGGTATCGAATAAGTtaagttaggtttgacatatagttgCCAAACTTTGAatagtttatggagacctttcatggggttgcgtttgaggcccctgaTGTCAAGGACAATGGCACTgtttctaaatattaaaaaatggttGTTATACATTAAGTtggggttgacatattgcgaccaaacatggtatatatgaagagtttatagaaacctttcatgggattgtgtttggcggattgacatattgcgaccaaacatggtatatatgaagagtttatagaaacctttcatgggattgtgtttggcgGATTGACGTATTGTGacgaaacttggtatataggaagagtttattgagacCTTCATAGGGTTGCGTTTAAGGCCCCTAgggccaaggtcaatgttactcaaaatatataaacggttggtactgaatatctttagttaggtgGATATATTGCGACCAAAATTGATATATAGGAAGAGCTTATGGAGAACCTTCATTGGATTATATTTTGGGGCCCATaaggcaaaggtcaaggtcattgctGCTAAAACACAGTTGGAACTGATCTCACAACGAAGGCTGAAGTTCCTCTGTCAATAAtcgaaaacctggtttcgtcgtaTTGCCACttttcttgtttacattttattgctttttaaaggcacatgtttcatcattattgtattcatttctaagacgaAGCGGCGTATAGTCGAGCGCGGTGTCAttcgacagctcttgtttgggAAAGTTACGGTAATTGTTAATCAATTTTCCCAATCAAATACTCAATTACTTGTCTGGTTTACAGTTTGTGTGGATTGCAACAAGCTATTGCCTACAGGCTGCAAAGTTCACAACACGGAATACTTGTACCAAGCAGACACGCCCGTTCTGAGTCGAGCCCGGACCTCTCTTCCTCCGTGCTTCACACTGCAGCATACAGGGTCGTCTGAGCACCCGGACTTAATGggtaaataactaaatatgttGTGGGAGGGTACTTTTGAGTTGTTAACTTTGTAACATAATTTCGATTTAACATTTAAGAGTACATGGTGAATATGAGAAATAATAATTGCTTATGGAGTACCGGTAGAAATCATATCtagttataaatatatcatgtgttttattattgatgTGTAGTAATTGGTTCGGAAAGATCTCTCATGCAGAATGTTTTTAGATACTTTGTGTGTAGATATAGAGGCTAAGTTTCAGTgaaagatcgtaatatattttaccGAGTGCACACCGAAAgctttatttcacgagtggcgtttGAAACTGTGAAATTCCATTTGTATTTCTCTATAAATATCCGGGATagatataataaatagttatatacTAAAGTTTCGGTGATTACCATGTGTTTCGCCTTCTACAGGTGTTTGGTGCAAGGAATGTCTTTCGGAGAGGACCATATTTGGTCCAATGGTCGGACAGCAACTGAAACTAACTAATACCGAGTTTGCGGAGCAGGCTTATGGATTTCAGCCTTTTTTGGTATGTCTTTTAAGTCTAACATGTAGTTGTTCACAATGTTTGGACCCAAACCAAAAGAAACTGTAATGCTACGTATCCATTGGTGTGTTTTTGTACAGCTATATGTTGGTAATTGATTGCCCCTGAGCCTAGGCATATATGTATGCATCCAGTCTTTAATTAGTTGTATAGTTACAGAATACAATGTAGCTTGTGTTAGTTCCAGAAATAAGAACATATTAACAACATAAGTCCAAGAATATACCATATACCGTATATTCGATATTACTCACGATTTTAAAAGAGAAAGCAAATAACTGTTTGCATAGCAAAACAGCACACGCTCATGACACCTATCTTCTTACATTAGCTCAGCAAAGGTGAACACGAAACGAAGCTTCTTCACATGGTTGACGAGAATATCTGTAACTGGATGATGTTTGTCCGCTACGCTCCGAGTCTTCTGGAACAAAACTGCACAGTATACAGGGACGGTGATCATTTCTATTTTGTTACAAAGACTGAGATCAAGGAAGAAGAGCTTCTAGTCTGGTTTTCTGCGGAGATGTGTTTGATTCTGGGTACGTCGGGTGATTCAAATCTTTCTTGAGTTACCTTTAAttctgttgaaaatatattagttCACTTCATCTGTTTACCGACAAGTTTCAGTTTAAGTTTTCATTATTGGTcagaaattgtattttattgttagGGATTTCCccaaaagttattttgaaaaaaaatgtttcgacTCCGTGgttaaatgtttaagttataaacatatgatttatatatcagTAATACGCCTTCTGCACTTTCTGTAGTTGCACGTCAACTTGTTCTTTTGCAGGAATTACCCAGAACCCTGGCAATCACCATTTCCACCAATGTGAAGACTGCGGATTAAATTTCCTCATCAAACGTCTCCTCAATGCCCATCTCAAATCTAAACACCCAGAAAAGTACAGGTACAACGTCGCATGTTACATTTGCAATAAGCGGTTCAAGTCTCGCAGGAATCTCATGTCGCATCTAGCCACCCATATGTACGTGAAGCCACATAGTTGTCAGTATTGCAAGAAACAGTTTGCGGACATAAGCAATCTCAGACAGCACCTACTTATACATACTGGTAAGTGAGTTTCTACAGTCTCGGAACTAGctttacattttctttataaacgTCAACCTCGTATGTTTTTGAAAGAAGTTCATAGCTTTTTTTAAGACTGGTTTCTCACGTTTTCCTATGTCTGTTTGTCAGAcaataattgtgtttataatgGCAATGAAATAGTAAAAATACCGCTATTTGACTTGCTTCTGCAATAACTCAAGACATAGACCATAGGTTGTTGAAATTCGATATGAAGATAGGAGAtgcttttcatttttcataacaaaatgaCGGGCAAAAATGTAGTTTTAATGGCAGTACTTTTTACCGTATCCTGCAATAACTCAAGAAATGTGTTATTTAGGGTTAATGGAACTCGGTGTGTGATTTGAAGGTCATTAGTAGATTATGCATGGCATTGTTTATATTCGACAAAGTATGTCAACAGTAATAGTGTGAATGTGTTTCCGTCCATCCCCACAATAATGGTTCCTGCAATAAATCAAGACGAATGCAAACTTGATATATGAATAGTTTATACAAGTTTTAAGGGGCCAATAAGGAAAGTATGCgcatcatttaaaacaaaagtttctaTGGAAACCTTACAGGATGGAACTGTTGTATACGCaccgttttttttattatacccACCATTTATGTCGTCTGCGAAGCATGGCAGACATACAGAGATTGCATAGTCCGGTGCCATCGTCTGCGTCGTCGTCACACTGGTTTCCATccgaaaacatgtttaatacttGACTTCAAGTTTTTCAACTACTAGTATGTATGCACATTGTTCATGGTTATAGTATGAACCCTAATGTTTTAAGGATCAGAACATGAAAGGTTAAGGTCATGGTGACCGTTTGCGCTTCCAACAAGCGTAAAATGTAACAAACATTTGTCATTCTAGGTGAGAAGAACTTTGCTTGTGACGAATGTGGTAAAAAGTTTCGCCAGAAAGCCCATCTAGAAAACCACGTGGTCGTCCACACGGGAGATAAGAGCTTCAATTGTCCGCACTGTGATGCTTCGTTTGGCCGGCGATCGGATCTTAAGGTAGGAATAGTAGTAGTTGTTTTCTTAGTTCATAATCATTGCTTTCAAGTGAACTTACAACTACTATACATTGAAAGAAGTTTGTTGCCTCTTCAATTGGAACTGCTTGATTAACAAATTACTGTTAATGAGTTTAACGATTAACTAAATCTGAACATAAATAGAAACTTGATAACTCGTAGTACTCTGCAGAACTTTGATGATACCTTCTAAAATATTAGCGGAAATAGGTTTCTGTGCAAGCATAATATAAAGTGCTCCAAAAACTTTCCGAACCGCAAATGTTATGGtttgattattatattattagatgcttgatttgaaagaaagtttaATTTGCTGAATGTTTAAGGTGAACAACGGTTTGCCATCGAATGCCTCTAAGTCATGTTTTGTCAAATATCTCATTATGCTCAGTAACTTTTCCCGCTATTGACCTTCAAATTTCTTGTTGATAAGCTCTTCTCCTTTGTTGTTCAGTTGAACATCACCGATACTTTTGTTTAAagattatattttcaaaatgtttcatcGCACAGGtccacacatacaaacacacgaAGGAGGTCTATCATCCTTGCAACGTTTGTGGAAAGGAGTTCTTTAAGATGCAGAATCTCAAGAAACATCTGAAAGTACATACGGGTGAAAGGAACTACATGTGTGACAAATGTTTCAAAGGTTTTCAGACGAAATACCATAGGGATCGTCACTTGAATGTTTGCAAAGAGAAAAATGGAAAGGAGCCGTCGTATATGAGTTTGGAGGAGTTTGCAAAGCTGGATAGCACTTGTGACGCGGTTCCTTTAAAGAAAGTTAGTGATGATCATGAAATATGAGATAGGTCGCTGAGGCCAATTAAATACTTTGAATGTGGATTACTCCTGATCTAAATGTAATAGTTTTGTACAGTGATAGTTTGTTCGTACTTTTGTATACAATGTtagttttgcatttttatttattatactttaCTTGCTTTCATGGtatatttgcaaaaacaatgCAACTTTACATttagttgtttgttttattaagtttataaaCACAGTTGTATTAGTGTTTATTCTTGTACGTTTTCACTATTCATGTTTCAAGCCAGTATTATATTGTTAGATATATTTGTTGAGAATAAATTTACAAGAAGGGGCAATATGTTTGGTATGTTCTTtccattctcgtacaccagagtagtgatgctatgcgtaccacacattagatttatcattatcaaacctctgatgattGAGAATGGTTGTTTCTAATATCGCTCGTTTCAGCTTATATGTAGACTATATGTAACGCCGTCTTTTCTCTATTCTAATTTATTGCATAGATAAGTGACATACacaagtataaaataaaataatctaaataaCGCATACATGttataaagacaaacaaaacaaatgtaaaataacttttcatCAGAATTACATTACGAAAACATTACAAGAGTTAACCAATTATTTAAAGGTATGTTTGTTGTAACAGCTCGCGGTTACATTATGTAATCGACTTTGACATATTCGGACTCTGTGTGAGAAAAAGGTTTATGATAGTTTTACATCAAACAGAGTCACATGATTATTCATCGGTGAATACGATTATAAACATTCTTCTATACTGTTACATTCTTCTATACTGTTACACAGCAAGCCAATACATGCGTACATGATACTTTAAACACAAAAGTATGTTGGTATATTAAAATAGGTTTTTTTCTAAGGAGTTGGCAGTGTGCTGCACCTTGTCCTTTTCGGAAGCACCAATCTGTCCTCATTGGACCAGCATGAGCACCCGTCTGACTTCTTAGATTTAAATTCTTAAGATAATGAAatacttcttttgttttgataaaaacttCTAAATTGAATAAAGATACATTGCTGATTTTACGTATTTGGTAGTCAATTCCTTGCTTATTATgttaaattcataatgttcaagttcatcAAAGCGCGATACAATGTGCTCCTTTTCTTCTTTTGCACTAGGGTCCTATTCTGCAGCACACTGTCCTTTATAAACCCTAGCTTTAACCCTAATATAACAGTATACGTATAATTACAATTTCAACAGCTTATGTATATGAATTAAGCTTTCGTTGACAGAATATACTACAAGACTATCCACGAGATAACATATTTCCCAAACACATTTCAGCTCTGTGGTAACGCATTTCTAGcagtgttgattttttttcttagtcGCACTCGAAAGGAAGATGAAACAATTTCAAACTTCATGAAGATTGTTTGTTTTCGTCTTACGATATCGAAACAGGCGACCGCACCAAAAAATCATCAATGCAACAAAATGCGCACcgtatgaaaaataacaaataacaaactgGTGTTCATGTCTAATCGTAAATCATCCTCTGTTTGCCAATGTTCATGCCAGCTTGTGACGCTCCTGTGTTGGAGCCGTACTGCATCGTGTTAACAGTATTCCTGGCTTCTGCGAGTTGTTCCGGGGTAAAGTTGAAGTCTTGTGCTTCCGCCATTTTGGGTCCAAGGATTGGGCCAGTAAAGTCCGGTTTCGTCTGCGCCTAAAATAGCAAGGTGAAAGTTGTTCAGGCTCATATCTGCATGAAACAAAGGCTTTTTCGACGATCAATGTTAATGTGTAGATGAAATCATCATACCCGACAAATATAGCATTTTTAGCATATATgtaaaaagtttatttatacagttttaacagCGCGCTGGGGTGGTTAATACGCTATTGCGCGCATCATAtcgtcaaatgttaaaaatgttctgtCGATCTGCCAAAGGTATATTCCGATttacggttataaaagtctgcaggcctaCAGCCTTACAACGAAAACTAGTGTCAAATCGTGACGAAACATAAAGTCTCTTAGAAAGCAGTACGCCTATAGTCAGACAAATGCACTTATTGGTATGAAAGTATTCTTATGCATTGAAATTGAGGTATTGAAACTTGTTAGCTCGCCTGTTTCTTCCCTCTGGCATAGCCTTGGTAGCGTCGTTAGCGTCTGCAAAACCTtgaaccttggccataactcaaaaaaccCGTTCAAGATTTGCATAATGGCTACTGTGTTGAGAGATTGTCATtgacaatacatatatacttatataaagcTCCATAACTTTAGCTGtgaacattttgttgttgtgtcccttgtttgactgagtAATAATACACAAGTGTTGGCGTTCGCTACGCGGCGCACTTGTACTTACAATTCGGGCCAGTGCGTGAATGCACAAAGTCACCGCTGGGATATTTTTCCGCTCCCAAAGGTCAACGGTCTGAAACAGTTCCCGAATTGGAACCCCGTACGCCTCAGCAGCCTTGTTGAACCTTTCGATGTTCTGCATCAGCGCAAAACCACCACCCTTGGTGTCGATCTTCTTAATGCAACCGGGCGTAAGCTTGTTCATCATTCTGCAAACATCGATGATGAGTTCAGAAAGGTTTCAGTTAACGATGATGACAATATAGAACCCGTATATTTTCGGTGCTACTCATATTGGTCCCCATACCTTTAAACATTGATGGGACAATGTTGACCATACAGAAcccgttaaagctgcactctcacagatttaccgtaaatatctgcaaaccaatcaTATTAGACTgcagacaaaagatcagatcgcagattttcctatttccgttcgaaaattaatgttttatggcttaaacctttactaacggtttaaaaaaatgcataaaacataaatttttgaacataaatataaaaatctgcgatctaattttttgtaagcagtcttatataactggtttccatggattttcgcaaaaattggctcgatCCAAAAAAAACCTAAAGAGTTGtcaaaaggttcaatctgtgcagctttaactttCGGTCACTAGTCATAACATgcattatatttcaaacatttgacaGGAATGGTAAAGTCCAGGATAAATCCTCACATCAGAACTGGGAGATTTCAGTTTCAGGATGCCATctatttgttaaaagaaatgcTGGACATGTGCATCAGAAATAGTAAGAAGAACCTTAAGTAGTTTGAAAAtagctttaaaaacatcttaaCATGGGTTTAACCCCAACGCAAATTTGGGCCTGAATCCCTTCAACTCGAAATGGGATTTTGGATATTTTATCATCCCCGCATTTTTGACTTGTTCAGATAAGTTTCAGTAAACAATGGTGATATTATATCACCAATGTATATTCGATGCTCATTGTAGAACGTATTCACTGAAAATGAGTGTTCTACCTAGttataaatttgatatggaaaatcatgcatttttcaaaactctTAGCGTCTTTTATCTCGTAGAAGCAAAACGGCTTAATGTAAATAGATGAaaggtttttattattaatttctcGAACATTATGGCATTCAATTTCGAGGAAATCTAGTGTAAACACTTCTTACCGACAGAGCACGATGCCATCTTTAATCATATCCGGGAACTCCAAAGAACGATCCACCTTCTCACCAGAGACAGTCTCGATCCAGTCTAGGGCCTGCGTCTCGGCTTCTGGATCACGCTGTAATGAATCACGCTGTAATGAATCAATCAGTTTTAACTCTTTCTGATATCACATCaaagtacataattataatcaGAAAAAAGTGCATTTCCAATAACGAAATATTAAAAGACCGTTTAAGAAAGGCAAACTATTACGATGCGTTTCTTCCTtcgaaatgtaaaataaagaacgTTCAGGGATGCATTgtggtaaaaatatttttactgttttgactTAAACTCGAAATGCTAAATGAAAGGTTgaattaaagggactcgctcatgttaaGACACTTATGTCTTTCTCAGtattgcatttgaaaacattttatattttaactactTAACTCTGTGGtaccaaaattgcagaaaaaaataaaaggaaacatTCTGGGTTTAGTTGGGAGCGAACCAACAGTTGTACAGTcaatgaaaaattataaaactgacaacaaaacgaAATGCCTACAAGGACTCATACACAGACATATGGATAACTTAACATTGAAGCTTTTTGTTGAAAAACGTTACAAACGCTGTTCACATATTCAAAAGCGTTGACTTCAAAGATATTCTTTGAGCTTATATCAGCacttgttgaagggttccagccgtcagtatcttactTTCAACACTGCTAATGAtttgccatactttatttcgtcataaaaggtgcaatttacaaacataacatGAGCGAGTCTCTTTAAACTCAAGAAACGTTAGTACAGGGGTTAAGTGTTCTTTTACCAAGCTCCTCGGCATTCGAACGCTACAACTGTTGGACAGCTGTttgatatattgtattaaattttgtaaGCAATTAAGCTCATATAAATATACCAATGTTTAATGGGGTTGATTGCGGATGAGAATGTATTTCGTCTTAAATCGCTTTTGTAGTAAACAATAGTGCAAATTCTGGAATAATTACTATTGTGGGCTAAACAATTAATGTATAAGAACGAGAACGTTTCGTATTCTCGTTAATAACTGCTACGTCAAAGTATTAATGACTTAATCTCAGGTTCAAAACGATTTCTAGGAGGGTCTTTCTCAAGGATAATACCGATTAACATTTACAGTTGTTATATGCAAGAGTACTTTAGGCACAAGgttcacatttttatataaaaaaatacccgTTTAGTTCGCATTTACATTGGCTTTAAATAGCATTAACGTTTAAGAGTAATACTCTTCTTCTGCCGTATTGCAAATAGTTCACATTCCGGCCAACGATATGATCTCTGTTAAACTATTATATTAAAAGAAGGTTTTCGAAATATGCATTTATACatgaattatgtattatttgCTTATCAATCAATGAGCTCACATTTCTTTGAACCGTACGATTGTAGAGTCAAATATTAGACAtaatttttatagttttttttctcgCCAAAACATTTACGCCTTATTTACATAGTCAGAAAACTGGAATTTCTGCCTCTTTTCATCGccaagttgttgttttttttcagctACCTTGAAATGACGTTTACTTGGCACTATATTTAGTTCTGACATTGAGTACGGGTGATCGATCTAAAACGAGATAAGcgtttaagaaaatatgcatCTCCTACCATGTGTTTCATCTTAtgccaaatgtattttaaaacatcgGATGAGATAGTAGCGTTCATTTTCGGTGTGTTTCAATTACTTTGTACTTgttgaatatataatatttgaactAACCAATCATCGGGTTATTGAATAAATGGTATGAATTCCTTGGATCTtttttaaaccgtggatataatgGCAATACTTTGTATattatgtactgtgttgtttgtggagtgttGTGCTGctcttccatgtttctggttgatgattgtttgtttttgtgttctatgtctttggcgttgaccctgtgtcattaaatggggtttatgttaaaaatttCGACTTCtttgcttgtttctgtagtcacgtttttcatataaatattataatatgcaATAACGTGATCGAACGAACAAGTAGCTAAATAAATGTAGCTTATTGCTTACGATGTACAATACTGTCACTCATCAGAAACAATACGTTCTTCTTTTACCAGCTTCAGTATTAACTACTCCAGAAACACTTACCACATTAACGCCTTTACGACAAGTTTATCATCTGGGTAATTGAATTCTCACATAGTAATGGGATGCAATTTACCGGCAAAACATGTTTGCCATTCATATTTCCTATCATAATGCAGGAAAGGCGTCATTATAGGTCCATGAGGTTTTGGATTTATTTGTGACACAAATGccataaaaaaacttaaaggTTTCATGCACCAAATAAAATCCGTTACATTTACTATAGCTAGTACGACATGTgctttgaaaatgttataatgtCATTGTCCCGTTTcataatatgataaaattacATGATTGTCCCCCGTGTACTTGTTCCAAAGCGATAATCCCGACTATTGGTGATACTTGTACGTTTGTGTATCTCGTTcaggtatgacgtcaccattgcgtcataCGTTCtgccgttgtgtggaaaataatgtttttttatgactgacatgttttcacatgctcaatacactgtaaatcaaaaatatcattattcctgaaacttgtttaccttgagtatctattattgcttgatttatcatttagaatagagattttaagcataaactgctgccctatagttgaaaggtcattttggaataacatgaccccccccccccccatttttattggcttaaaaggtcaTTTAAagcttttactttaaaaatatatatgtttatcatagtctgcatt
The DNA window shown above is from Mya arenaria isolate MELC-2E11 chromosome 6, ASM2691426v1 and carries:
- the LOC128237106 gene encoding myophilin-like, which translates into the protein MPPTAAKRDPEAETQALDWIETVSGEKVDRSLEFPDMIKDGIVLCRMMNKLTPGCIKKIDTKGGGFALMQNIERFNKAAEAYGVPIRELFQTVDLWERKNIPAVTLCIHALARIAQTKPDFTGPILGPKMAEAQDFNFTPEQLAEARNTVNTMQYGSNTGASQAGMNIGKQRMIYD